In Bythopirellula goksoeyrii, a single window of DNA contains:
- the cmk gene encoding (d)CMP kinase, with the protein MIVTIDGPAGSGKSSAARQLARRLGFQFLDTGAMYRAVALAGQREDVDWDAPDQLAQIAQKSQIELSQDRILLDGQDVTQEIRTVEITQLTKYAADNTQVRKILVEAQRKFAEGQDVVAEGRDQATVVFPQAQCKIFLTADEKVRAQRRFLDLVSRGERVTLDSVLDNQRIRDQQDEERRIGGLRKADDSIEIHTNGMTPAQVVERLEALVRERMH; encoded by the coding sequence ATGATCGTAACAATCGACGGGCCCGCCGGGTCAGGAAAAAGTAGTGCGGCTCGCCAACTTGCCCGGCGGTTGGGTTTTCAGTTCCTGGACACTGGGGCAATGTACCGGGCAGTGGCGCTTGCCGGCCAGCGGGAGGATGTCGATTGGGACGCTCCTGACCAGTTGGCCCAAATTGCCCAAAAAAGCCAGATTGAGTTGAGCCAAGATCGAATACTTCTTGATGGACAGGATGTCACCCAAGAGATTCGCACCGTCGAGATTACCCAACTCACCAAATATGCTGCTGACAATACGCAGGTCCGCAAGATTCTCGTCGAGGCTCAACGCAAGTTTGCCGAGGGCCAGGACGTCGTTGCTGAGGGACGCGATCAGGCAACGGTCGTTTTTCCCCAAGCTCAGTGTAAGATCTTCCTGACTGCCGATGAAAAGGTGCGAGCCCAGCGCCGTTTTCTCGACCTGGTTTCGCGAGGTGAGCGAGTGACTCTTGATTCGGTACTCGACAACCAACGAATTCGTGACCAGCAAGATGAAGAACGCCGCATAGGTGGCCTGCGCAAGGCAGATGATTCGATTGAGATCCACACCAATGGGATGACCCCCGCACAGGTAGTCGAACGACTCGAAGCTCTCGTCCGCGAGCGGATGCACTAA
- a CDS encoding NHL repeat-containing protein encodes MYFSRRIAMSLLLALASPITAASGSQLWGTYSGSSSNIGLTPIDIATGAVAPVINIGAVGSASVDDMASDPMRQPGVIWGVRNPLAGNQLVSIDPFSQQLLATTSINAPEAIRSLAIDPLTGAFYGASTANLYQINNQTGATTLVGPTALAIDRALGFDSLGNLFGVANSNVLVSVNKQSGVTSTIATMPLTRMEDMAFDPDSGIMYGLGFGYSLYQINLTSGALTVVGSSLTRPAGMAFTDVPEPTTMLLCFCILFIAAAQSSRHLLNRRVLG; translated from the coding sequence ATGTACTTCTCACGACGCATCGCGATGTCTCTTTTGCTTGCATTGGCAAGTCCTATAACCGCCGCCTCCGGCTCACAATTGTGGGGTACTTATTCGGGAAGTAGTTCAAACATTGGTCTAACGCCCATTGACATCGCAACAGGCGCGGTAGCACCTGTGATAAATATTGGTGCCGTGGGATCGGCGTCTGTCGACGACATGGCTTCAGACCCTATGCGCCAACCGGGTGTCATCTGGGGAGTACGGAACCCTCTAGCGGGTAACCAGCTCGTGTCCATCGATCCATTCAGTCAGCAACTTCTGGCAACAACTTCCATCAACGCACCGGAAGCGATTCGCAGCTTGGCCATCGATCCACTGACAGGGGCATTCTATGGTGCGTCGACAGCAAATCTGTATCAAATCAACAATCAGACTGGCGCAACGACTCTCGTGGGACCAACTGCATTGGCGATCGATCGAGCTTTGGGATTCGACTCGCTCGGAAATCTGTTCGGCGTAGCAAATAGCAATGTGCTGGTTTCTGTCAACAAACAATCGGGCGTCACTTCAACCATTGCGACAATGCCGCTCACGCGTATGGAAGACATGGCCTTTGATCCCGACTCGGGTATCATGTACGGACTCGGCTTTGGCTACAGTCTTTACCAGATTAATTTGACCAGCGGAGCCCTCACAGTTGTGGGGTCATCACTCACACGCCCCGCGGGGATGGCGTTCACCGATGTTCCTGAGCCCACAACCATGTTGCTTTGCTTCTGCATTCTGTTCATCGCGGCCGCGCAATCGTCCCGCCACTTACTAAATCGTAGGGTTTTGGGCTGA
- a CDS encoding DUF5615 family PIN-like protein, which translates to MTTDIAAGLRRRDRICSTSQEMDMLGSSDEEQVAFCKAENRVIVTADADFLRLLKTESDHPGVIYWASGKHFGRIVNDIDAMCFIMEAGEFRGKIFYL; encoded by the coding sequence GTGACAACGGATATTGCGGCGGGCCTACGTCGCCGTGACCGTATTTGCTCCACTTCGCAGGAAATGGACATGCTCGGTTCTAGCGATGAAGAGCAAGTTGCGTTCTGCAAAGCTGAAAATCGCGTAATCGTTACTGCTGATGCAGACTTCTTGAGGCTGCTCAAAACGGAGTCTGATCATCCTGGGGTCATCTATTGGGCCTCGGGCAAGCATTTCGGCCGAATTGTCAACGATATTGATGCGATGTGCTTCATCATGGAAGCTGGGGAGTTTCGTGGTAAGATCTTTTACCTCTGA
- a CDS encoding alpha/beta fold hydrolase → MNSYRITSRHASADLRHGRLTSHIRAGYSSVRRLRFESLENRFMLTADLIANGISVSDTTVNPGQSVTVNWTASNIGNSATGFFPLGTSQQGVMWSTDTIISTNDTLLEKEFLGWLDDGDTTAEAHTINIPGNATPGSSYWIGVIADYDGDISESNEGNNSGGVPFKVTVNQADLDVLSVTLDETSDVWYLGEGIDAEVTVKNIGNATANNAEVDYFLGTQGDPDSYFIGNGLLGGLIGFNDMSPGETANDWIGSPLPGGGWTIPADVTPGLGYAIWARASTTSIDGDSTNDWASSAEFSILSPVSWRESSVADAALVDTIRAGLTVFARVEGTPGEQFEIEVWEEDGLGDDKIDAFTITVGAEGFGIEQWTAAWQGNDGDDPQNQYYLYYDGPGLFNPQSAPLSVFVGAEPNVVSYTNRLTYDWGSSGPNEGVIDVRLARLVTGLSFPLPKIDPLMRTWVVIHGRNGSFDGDTDRVKILADQLFDARDEDQILTLDWSQGANSLNDADFSQEAWIVSVANWASQVLTAYGFPVENINLIGHSFGGVIAGELAAALPSGVNTLLAIDPAEDPPIAASGSTYSTDNVVFGADNSSYSWAFYSADGGPISGLAGNEETPTTADEAFVVEQSEHTRVVSLVSAMIAAPYGTVSRYFSLDRLLAYADGPWQRNRYLANGNLDFDDGLYEAVILSMDQGTNPVISVPVLIDFIYNSGFPVPAPGDYDQDNDVDGGDFLRWQRSFGLVGTQLPADGNLTGKIDRGDLQMWAANYGPASPPQINSAIQVTDPLDSSPEATSLASFWLSLELFSIDNEHSFASPLEDMHLDEWLLNPVGQLSEKSEHATLKHAVSAVVATPEHDDQVVEPWLTDELLEQVFG, encoded by the coding sequence ATGAACTCTTATCGCATCACCTCTCGCCATGCTAGTGCGGATTTGCGACATGGCCGTTTGACTTCTCACATTAGGGCGGGCTACTCCAGCGTACGACGATTACGATTTGAATCACTCGAAAACCGATTCATGCTTACTGCCGATCTTATCGCGAACGGCATTAGCGTGTCAGATACGACCGTCAATCCAGGTCAAAGTGTCACCGTCAATTGGACTGCCAGTAATATAGGTAATTCGGCCACAGGCTTCTTTCCCCTCGGTACCAGTCAACAAGGCGTGATGTGGTCCACGGATACGATTATTTCGACCAACGATACGCTCTTGGAAAAGGAGTTCCTTGGTTGGCTTGACGATGGCGATACGACCGCTGAAGCGCACACTATCAACATTCCAGGAAATGCAACCCCTGGTAGTTCCTATTGGATTGGGGTGATTGCAGACTACGATGGTGACATCAGCGAATCCAATGAAGGCAACAATAGTGGCGGAGTACCTTTCAAAGTAACTGTTAACCAAGCAGACCTGGATGTGCTGTCGGTCACTTTGGATGAAACGTCTGACGTCTGGTATCTCGGTGAAGGGATTGACGCCGAGGTGACGGTCAAGAACATTGGCAATGCTACGGCGAATAACGCCGAAGTTGACTACTTCCTGGGCACGCAGGGGGATCCTGATTCATACTTCATCGGCAACGGCCTGTTGGGAGGCCTCATCGGATTCAACGACATGTCGCCCGGTGAAACCGCCAACGATTGGATTGGCAGCCCCTTGCCTGGCGGAGGCTGGACGATACCCGCTGACGTCACGCCCGGTTTGGGCTATGCCATCTGGGCTCGGGCGTCCACTACTTCCATCGACGGTGATAGTACTAATGATTGGGCAAGCTCGGCCGAGTTTTCGATTCTGTCTCCCGTCAGTTGGCGTGAAAGCTCGGTTGCGGATGCTGCCTTAGTGGACACGATCCGTGCAGGGCTGACCGTCTTTGCCCGCGTCGAAGGTACCCCAGGCGAGCAGTTCGAAATCGAAGTTTGGGAAGAGGATGGCCTGGGCGACGACAAGATCGACGCCTTTACGATAACCGTCGGTGCTGAAGGTTTTGGCATCGAGCAGTGGACCGCAGCTTGGCAGGGCAATGACGGCGATGATCCCCAGAATCAGTATTATTTGTATTACGACGGCCCTGGCTTATTCAACCCGCAGTCGGCACCGCTGAGCGTCTTCGTCGGAGCTGAGCCCAATGTGGTTTCTTATACAAATCGATTGACGTATGACTGGGGGAGTAGTGGGCCAAATGAGGGGGTCATTGACGTCAGGCTCGCGCGTCTCGTTACTGGCCTCTCCTTTCCGTTACCTAAGATCGATCCGTTGATGCGCACTTGGGTGGTCATTCATGGTCGCAATGGATCTTTCGATGGCGACACCGATCGTGTGAAGATACTTGCGGACCAACTGTTCGATGCTAGAGACGAGGATCAAATACTCACCCTCGACTGGAGCCAAGGAGCGAACAGCTTGAATGATGCCGACTTCAGTCAGGAAGCATGGATTGTCTCTGTCGCGAACTGGGCTTCGCAGGTTTTGACCGCCTACGGATTCCCAGTCGAGAATATCAACCTCATTGGACACAGTTTCGGTGGAGTCATTGCCGGGGAACTTGCCGCAGCCTTGCCAAGCGGAGTAAACACGCTTCTAGCGATCGACCCGGCAGAAGATCCACCCATCGCTGCTAGCGGTTCGACGTATTCGACTGACAACGTGGTGTTCGGTGCCGACAATAGTAGTTACTCTTGGGCGTTTTACAGTGCGGACGGAGGTCCAATCAGCGGGTTGGCCGGCAACGAAGAAACACCCACGACGGCGGATGAGGCATTCGTGGTCGAACAGAGCGAACACACGAGAGTTGTGAGTCTGGTTTCGGCAATGATTGCAGCGCCTTATGGCACCGTAAGCCGCTATTTTTCCCTGGATCGCCTGCTTGCTTACGCCGACGGCCCTTGGCAGCGAAATCGATATTTAGCCAACGGGAATTTGGACTTCGACGACGGCCTTTACGAAGCCGTTATTCTCTCCATGGACCAAGGGACTAATCCCGTCATCAGTGTCCCCGTACTCATCGATTTTATTTACAATTCAGGATTCCCAGTCCCAGCCCCCGGAGATTATGACCAAGACAACGACGTTGATGGCGGAGATTTTTTGCGGTGGCAACGCAGTTTCGGTTTGGTCGGGACGCAGCTTCCTGCAGACGGTAACCTCACCGGCAAGATCGACCGAGGGGACTTGCAAATGTGGGCTGCCAATTATGGTCCCGCTTCGCCGCCGCAAATAAATTCGGCGATTCAAGTCACTGACCCGTTAGATTCCAGCCCAGAGGCGACGTCACTAGCCAGTTTCTGGCTCTCCTTGGAGCTATTCAGCATCGACAATGAACACTCGTTCGCGTCGCCACTTGAAGATATGCATCTCGACGAGTGGTTGCTAAATCCCGTCGGCCAACTTTCGGAAAAAAGTGAGCACGCGACGCTCAAACACGCAGTCTCAGCCGTTGTTGCGACTCCAGAACATGACGACCAAGTTGTCGAGCCGTGGCTGACAGACGAGTTGCTTGAGCAAGTATTTGGCTAA
- a CDS encoding cellulase family glycosylhydrolase has product MILRTTLSLIYSPLLVVLLFLTGATWAADMQAVRVAPNEKGFILFPSGDRYTPWGHNYASVDILQRLAKDHDRVEREFAEMKAAGTTVARIHPEMPQIMIAPGKVNPQALDQLKKLLQIAEKSGIHLKITGLACYKIEDRLAWYDSLDEQDRWNTQAFFWETIARTCAESPAVFAYDLVNEPAAVGKSTDGWYMGRMGDVEFCQRLSLDPGSRTADEVFREWTKRMVAAIRKHDQTHLITMGMLPFPGAYTAAAEQLDFVSPHLYPKSGKIDNEIKLLQKFDWGKPIVIGETFPLSCSADEVRNFLLKSREFSHGWIGHWPDESPAELAELKKTGKATIQNAIWLSWVDLFQEIGPQMIVETSK; this is encoded by the coding sequence ATGATTCTCCGCACAACCCTATCTTTGATTTATTCACCACTTCTGGTTGTTCTCCTGTTCCTCACCGGTGCAACGTGGGCGGCAGACATGCAGGCAGTCAGAGTCGCTCCCAACGAGAAGGGATTCATCCTTTTTCCGTCTGGCGATCGCTACACGCCCTGGGGCCACAACTACGCCTCGGTCGACATCCTGCAACGATTGGCCAAGGACCATGACCGTGTCGAACGAGAGTTCGCCGAGATGAAGGCCGCTGGCACTACGGTTGCTCGAATTCACCCCGAGATGCCTCAAATCATGATTGCTCCGGGCAAGGTCAATCCACAGGCGCTGGATCAACTCAAAAAGCTCCTCCAGATCGCTGAGAAATCGGGCATCCACCTCAAGATCACCGGCTTGGCCTGTTACAAGATCGAGGATCGTCTGGCATGGTATGATTCGCTGGATGAGCAGGATCGCTGGAATACGCAGGCCTTTTTCTGGGAAACCATTGCCCGCACGTGTGCCGAGAGCCCCGCCGTTTTCGCCTATGACCTGGTAAACGAACCTGCTGCCGTCGGCAAGAGCACCGATGGGTGGTATATGGGCAGGATGGGCGACGTCGAATTCTGCCAGCGGCTCAGTCTAGATCCAGGCAGCCGCACCGCTGACGAAGTCTTCCGCGAGTGGACAAAACGCATGGTCGCCGCCATCCGCAAGCACGATCAAACGCACTTGATCACTATGGGAATGCTGCCGTTTCCTGGCGCATATACGGCAGCCGCCGAACAGCTCGATTTTGTTTCGCCGCATCTCTATCCCAAGTCCGGCAAGATTGACAACGAGATTAAGCTCCTTCAGAAGTTCGACTGGGGTAAGCCAATCGTGATCGGCGAAACCTTTCCCTTGAGTTGCAGCGCAGACGAAGTGCGAAATTTCCTTCTCAAGAGCCGCGAGTTCTCACACGGCTGGATCGGACACTGGCCGGATGAGTCCCCTGCGGAACTAGCTGAATTGAAAAAGACTGGTAAGGCCACGATCCAAAATGCGATCTGGCTCTCCTGGGTGGACCTCTTTCAGGAGATCGGCCCGCAAATGATCGTCGAAACATCGAAATAG
- a CDS encoding sigma-70 family RNA polymerase sigma factor: MATTTKSRRSSAVQTPLETYLREINETALLTAAEEKELAVKIGQGDSPSRDRMVRANLRLVVNIARGYSGKGLSLQDLIEEGNLGLLRAVEGFDPAMGTRFSTYASYWIKQSIKRALINTGKTIRIPAYMVELLSKWRRATARLTEELDRSPTPEEVARVLGLPKKKLPIIKKAIKIYNATPQTDQTEAGWTLGDMVMDENQMSPDDALVENDSLRHVMEMLTTMDDREATVLKMRFGLDHYEPKTLKEIGEQLGLTRERVRQIETEALNRMAESLEDPRDRF; this comes from the coding sequence ATGGCCACTACGACCAAATCCCGCCGATCGTCCGCTGTCCAAACACCGCTGGAGACCTATCTCCGCGAGATCAACGAGACCGCCCTACTGACCGCTGCCGAAGAAAAGGAACTGGCGGTCAAGATCGGACAGGGAGATTCTCCTTCGAGAGATCGCATGGTGCGAGCCAACCTACGTTTGGTTGTGAACATCGCCCGCGGCTACTCCGGCAAAGGGTTGAGCTTGCAGGACCTGATTGAAGAGGGAAATCTAGGTTTGCTGCGTGCTGTAGAAGGTTTTGATCCTGCCATGGGGACGCGTTTCAGCACGTATGCCAGCTATTGGATCAAGCAATCGATCAAGCGGGCCTTGATCAATACGGGCAAGACGATTCGTATCCCCGCTTATATGGTCGAACTCTTATCTAAATGGCGGCGGGCGACCGCTCGATTGACAGAAGAATTGGATCGTAGTCCCACCCCCGAGGAAGTGGCCCGCGTCCTGGGACTACCGAAGAAGAAACTTCCGATCATCAAGAAAGCGATTAAGATCTACAACGCCACCCCGCAAACCGACCAAACCGAAGCGGGCTGGACGTTGGGCGACATGGTGATGGACGAGAACCAAATGAGCCCCGACGATGCACTCGTCGAGAACGATAGCCTGCGGCACGTCATGGAAATGCTTACCACGATGGACGACCGCGAGGCAACTGTCCTGAAGATGCGGTTCGGCCTGGACCACTACGAGCCCAAGACCCTCAAAGAAATCGGCGAGCAACTTGGCCTTACACGCGAACGGGTCCGCCAGATCGAAACCGAAGCCCTCAACCGCATGGCGGAAAGCTTGGAAGACCCCCGCGATCGGTTTTAG
- a CDS encoding DUF433 domain-containing protein, whose amino-acid sequence MDASQPEYIEIRKNRDGQDRPFIAGTRVRVQDVVFYHDRLGQAAEEIVRGLPHLTLAQVHGALAYYFENRQAVWDCIREDEAYVEALKKELTGTSVIVNGLSSDAADSQVPS is encoded by the coding sequence ATGGACGCCTCGCAACCAGAATACATCGAGATTCGCAAGAACCGTGATGGCCAAGATCGGCCTTTCATAGCCGGTACTCGTGTGCGCGTCCAAGACGTGGTCTTCTATCACGATCGCCTCGGCCAGGCTGCCGAAGAAATCGTACGGGGCCTTCCGCATTTGACTTTAGCTCAGGTGCATGGAGCTTTGGCGTACTATTTTGAAAATCGCCAAGCCGTATGGGACTGTATCCGCGAGGACGAAGCCTATGTCGAGGCACTTAAGAAAGAGTTGACCGGAACCAGTGTGATTGTGAATGGATTGAGCTCGGATGCCGCCGATTCCCAGGTTCCATCTTGA
- a CDS encoding 30S ribosomal protein S1 yields the protein MVNRNLIREYDISDEDWDVAVGELAEDDIGWLDATDVDVNQIVEGKIIRIDDEFVLVDVGYKSEGTIARDEWDEEEPQPEIGQTVRVLVEDVEDSQSPLEERGMIVLSKRKAEKIEKWMKVMETVHEGDIISGEAVRKIKGGLLVDIGVNVFLPASQVDIRRPHDIGEYIGKTIECMVLKIDDARRNIVVSRRSLIEAQREEKKSELLRELEVGQLRKGTVKNIADFGAFVDLGGIDGLLHITDMSWGRINHPSEMVKIDDELEVQILHIDYEKEKIALGLKQKSASPWENVAGKYPVNSVIKGTVVNVMSYGAFVKLEDGIEGLVHISEMSWTKRISHPNELVNIDDVIDVVVLRIDEQKQEISLGMKQTQDNPWERVADRYPTDALVKGKVRNLTNYGAFIEIEEGIDGLLHVSDMSWTRKISHPSEVVEKGQEVECKVLSVDQERRRIALGLKQMDEDPWATDIPNRYQQGQLVNGKVTKITNFGVFVGLEDGLEGLLHISELADHKVENPQEVVNVGDDIEVKVLRVDSEERKIGLSRKRVEWAEEDEAAAEAAEAEAARADTPLELKGGIGSDSGPLFKPAASESDDVTDSESADETETTETAESAEEVDEENTVKAAEQEG from the coding sequence ATGGTCAACCGTAACCTTATCCGCGAATATGACATTTCTGATGAAGACTGGGACGTAGCCGTCGGCGAACTCGCCGAAGATGATATCGGCTGGTTGGATGCGACCGACGTCGATGTGAATCAGATTGTAGAAGGCAAAATCATCCGAATCGACGACGAGTTCGTCCTCGTCGACGTCGGCTATAAGAGTGAGGGCACCATCGCCCGTGACGAATGGGATGAGGAGGAACCTCAACCCGAAATTGGACAAACTGTTCGAGTTCTCGTCGAAGATGTCGAAGACAGCCAAAGCCCGCTTGAAGAGCGTGGCATGATCGTGCTCAGCAAACGCAAGGCTGAGAAGATCGAAAAGTGGATGAAGGTCATGGAGACCGTTCACGAAGGAGACATTATCTCCGGCGAAGCAGTGCGTAAGATCAAAGGTGGTTTGCTGGTCGATATTGGCGTCAATGTCTTTCTTCCTGCCAGCCAGGTCGACATTCGCCGTCCACACGATATTGGCGAATACATCGGCAAGACGATCGAGTGTATGGTACTCAAGATCGACGATGCCCGCCGCAATATCGTAGTCAGCCGGCGCAGCTTGATCGAAGCCCAGCGCGAAGAGAAGAAGTCGGAACTCTTGAGAGAGTTGGAAGTTGGCCAACTCCGCAAGGGAACGGTCAAGAACATCGCCGACTTTGGTGCGTTTGTGGATCTCGGCGGCATTGATGGTCTGCTGCATATCACGGACATGAGCTGGGGCCGCATCAACCATCCTTCGGAGATGGTCAAAATCGATGACGAGCTGGAAGTGCAGATTCTGCATATCGATTACGAGAAAGAAAAGATTGCTCTTGGTCTCAAGCAGAAGAGCGCCAGTCCGTGGGAGAATGTGGCCGGCAAGTACCCTGTCAATTCCGTTATCAAGGGGACTGTGGTCAACGTGATGAGCTACGGTGCCTTTGTGAAGCTCGAAGACGGCATCGAAGGACTGGTTCATATCAGCGAAATGTCGTGGACCAAGCGGATCAGCCATCCCAACGAATTGGTCAACATCGACGACGTGATCGATGTGGTGGTGCTTCGCATTGATGAGCAGAAGCAGGAAATTTCGCTCGGTATGAAGCAAACCCAGGACAATCCCTGGGAGCGTGTTGCCGACCGCTATCCAACCGACGCCTTGGTCAAAGGCAAGGTACGCAACCTTACCAATTACGGTGCGTTCATCGAAATCGAAGAAGGGATCGACGGCTTGCTGCATGTCAGCGACATGTCTTGGACTCGCAAAATCAGCCATCCGAGCGAAGTCGTGGAGAAGGGGCAAGAAGTCGAGTGCAAGGTGCTCTCGGTCGACCAGGAGCGTCGCCGCATTGCCTTGGGCCTCAAGCAGATGGATGAAGATCCCTGGGCAACGGACATCCCCAATCGCTATCAGCAGGGCCAACTCGTCAACGGCAAGGTAACCAAGATTACCAATTTTGGAGTCTTTGTCGGCCTGGAAGATGGCCTGGAAGGTCTGCTGCATATCTCCGAGCTTGCCGACCATAAGGTCGAAAATCCTCAGGAAGTAGTGAACGTGGGCGACGACATCGAAGTCAAGGTCCTGCGTGTCGATTCTGAGGAGCGCAAGATCGGCCTCTCCCGCAAGCGAGTGGAATGGGCTGAGGAAGACGAAGCCGCTGCCGAGGCTGCCGAAGCAGAAGCTGCCAGGGCAGATACTCCTTTGGAATTGAAGGGGGGCATCGGCTCCGACTCGGGACCGCTCTTCAAGCCAGCCGCTTCTGAATCTGATGACGTCACAGACTCGGAATCAGCAGATGAGACTGAGACGACTGAAACCGCTGAATCAGCCGAGGAAGTCGACGAGGAGAACACCGTCAAAGCCGCCGAGCAGGAGGGTTAA
- the pilM gene encoding type IV pilus assembly protein PilM: MAKSNAVWGIDIGQCALKALLCRPHEKEADRIIVESFDYIEYPKILSQPESEPEELVREALSQFLSRNEVAGDRVAISVAGQNGLARFIKLPPVESKKIPDIVKYEARQQIPFSLDDVVWDYQQLTGGSEEDGFALEPEVGIFAMKRDQVARALKPLEEAGIEVDFIQLMPLAVYNFVCFDRLGDFKSGTYDPQNPPDSTVVISLGTDTTDLVVTNGFRVWQRNIPIGGSHFTRALSKELKLTFVKAEHLKRNATEADDPKAVFQAMRPVFSDLLSEIQRSLGYFTSIDKAAKIGNVLALGNAMKLPGLQRYLSQNLDHEVKPVTEFQQLSAGSAAGKPQFKDNTLSFAVAYGLCLQGLGKAELRTNLLPEEIVRTRLVMSKKPWAVAGAAAILAGLTFNYFSHVSAWRETDNEAMAAAESRAQSVQTTATGYQSKKDSIHSEFETVSLTGEKLISNVEGRLRWLELFKAIDSALPKDPRPAKERKETEEDISSREELHIAAVESQQFPELSEWFSQVETAYTEAKGIMASSDAEGDMGDPAAEMDPMGMEPGAEGEEGALSGAGWVIQLTGHHYHNSKADRSNQMGEFVKNTLITNLEEGTVELPDGENGEMIEVPIKDLAISHVWLVKDQKLRDEIIDPEANLTGTATAGGYGGGYGGEGGYGRGGATITAGQDGEKSKLITLSRFDFIVQFVWQPKTRAERQELALARREAAEAAAEAAALNAEDESAAESELEPEN; encoded by the coding sequence ATGGCGAAGAGTAACGCCGTCTGGGGAATCGACATTGGCCAATGCGCGCTGAAGGCGCTTTTGTGTCGGCCCCATGAAAAAGAGGCCGATCGCATCATCGTCGAATCCTTCGACTACATCGAGTATCCCAAGATACTTTCTCAGCCCGAGTCCGAGCCAGAAGAACTCGTTCGGGAAGCCCTCTCACAATTCCTGTCACGCAACGAAGTGGCTGGAGATCGGGTCGCGATTTCTGTTGCTGGCCAGAACGGTTTGGCACGATTCATCAAATTGCCACCGGTCGAATCAAAAAAGATTCCTGATATTGTCAAATACGAAGCTCGCCAACAGATTCCCTTTTCACTCGACGACGTGGTCTGGGACTATCAGCAACTCACCGGCGGGAGCGAGGAAGATGGCTTTGCCTTGGAGCCTGAGGTCGGCATCTTTGCGATGAAGCGGGATCAAGTCGCCAGAGCGCTCAAGCCCCTGGAAGAAGCGGGCATCGAGGTTGATTTTATCCAACTCATGCCTTTGGCGGTCTACAATTTCGTTTGCTTCGACCGACTAGGAGATTTCAAGTCAGGCACCTACGATCCCCAGAATCCGCCCGACTCGACGGTCGTTATCTCTTTGGGAACCGACACAACGGACTTGGTGGTAACGAACGGCTTCAGGGTCTGGCAGCGAAACATTCCCATCGGAGGTAGCCATTTCACGCGTGCTTTGAGTAAAGAGCTCAAGCTCACTTTCGTCAAAGCGGAGCATCTCAAGCGGAATGCCACCGAAGCAGACGATCCCAAAGCAGTGTTCCAGGCCATGCGGCCAGTATTCAGTGATTTGCTGTCTGAGATTCAGCGATCGCTGGGCTATTTCACGAGCATCGACAAAGCAGCCAAGATCGGCAATGTATTGGCCCTGGGCAATGCGATGAAACTGCCCGGCTTGCAGCGGTATCTTTCCCAAAACTTGGACCATGAAGTCAAACCAGTAACGGAGTTTCAGCAACTCAGTGCCGGCAGCGCTGCAGGAAAGCCCCAGTTCAAGGATAACACCTTGAGCTTTGCGGTCGCCTACGGTTTGTGTTTGCAGGGACTGGGAAAAGCAGAACTAAGAACCAATCTCTTGCCTGAAGAAATCGTTCGCACACGCCTCGTCATGAGCAAGAAGCCCTGGGCAGTGGCTGGTGCGGCGGCCATTTTGGCGGGGCTTACTTTCAACTACTTCTCCCATGTGTCTGCCTGGCGAGAAACTGACAATGAGGCGATGGCAGCAGCGGAAAGCCGAGCACAGTCCGTGCAAACCACTGCCACCGGCTATCAAAGCAAGAAAGACAGCATTCACAGTGAGTTTGAGACGGTCTCACTGACTGGCGAGAAGCTTATCAGTAATGTGGAAGGTCGTTTGCGCTGGCTTGAACTGTTTAAAGCGATCGATAGCGCCCTCCCCAAGGATCCGCGCCCTGCCAAGGAGCGTAAAGAGACCGAAGAGGACATCAGCAGTCGAGAAGAGTTGCATATCGCTGCAGTGGAATCTCAACAATTCCCAGAATTGAGTGAATGGTTTTCCCAGGTGGAGACGGCCTACACAGAAGCTAAGGGGATAATGGCCTCCTCCGATGCAGAGGGAGACATGGGTGATCCGGCTGCGGAAATGGACCCGATGGGTATGGAGCCTGGAGCTGAAGGAGAAGAAGGCGCTCTCTCCGGCGCCGGTTGGGTCATTCAGCTTACTGGACACCACTATCACAACAGCAAGGCGGATCGCAGCAATCAGATGGGAGAGTTCGTGAAGAACACCCTGATCACGAATCTCGAAGAAGGAACGGTCGAACTCCCTGATGGTGAGAATGGCGAAATGATTGAAGTGCCCATCAAGGATTTGGCGATCAGCCATGTTTGGCTGGTCAAGGATCAAAAACTGCGGGACGAAATCATCGATCCTGAGGCAAACTTGACTGGCACGGCGACCGCGGGAGGCTATGGAGGCGGATACGGTGGAGAAGGTGGCTACGGTCGTGGCGGAGCAACCATTACTGCTGGTCAAGATGGTGAGAAATCCAAGTTAATCACATTGAGCCGGTTCGATTTCATCGTGCAATTCGTTTGGCAGCCTAAAACTCGCGCCGAACGTCAGGAGCTGGCCTTAGCGCGTCGAGAGGCCGCAGAGGCAGCCGCTGAGGCCGCGGCATTGAATGCAGAAGACGAGAGCGCTGCCGAGTCAGAATTAGAACCTGAAAACTAA